A genomic region of Sulfobacillus acidophilus DSM 10332 contains the following coding sequences:
- a CDS encoding integrase family protein (PFAM: Phage integrase, N-terminal SAM-like domain; Phage integrase family~COGs: COG4974 Site-specific recombinase XerD~InterPro IPR004107:IPR002104~KEGG: gfo:GFO_1351 phage integrase family protein~PFAM: Integrase, catalytic core, phage; Integrase, N-terminal SAM-like, phage~SPTR: Putative uncharacterized protein) — protein sequence MRPTDFAKNLTAFLTGYLPGERGASPHTIASYRDTFRLFLAFAHAQKGIPADRLTLGQITKDLVVEFLQWLEHERRSSAATRNVRMAALHSFFRYLQYQSPEHLAEWQRILAIPVKRTEKPSIHYLSVEGIRLLLDTPNQSTRQGRRDLALLSLLYDSGARVQEIIDLTPSMVRLDPPYTVKLMGKGKKVRIVPLLEQQVKFLRIYMTEQKLLEPFANRYPLFSNARREKLTRAGVNYILTKYANQARTRNPALIPETLSCHGLRHSKAMHLLQAGVNLVYIRDILGHSSVQVTEIYARTDSQQKREAIERAYSDVAPSETPAWLTDDGLLSWLKSFNR from the coding sequence GTGCGACCGACTGACTTCGCGAAAAACCTCACGGCTTTTCTCACCGGCTACCTACCCGGAGAGCGGGGGGCCAGTCCGCACACGATTGCCTCCTATCGTGACACGTTCAGGCTCTTTCTCGCCTTCGCGCACGCGCAAAAAGGGATCCCTGCCGACCGATTAACGCTGGGGCAAATCACCAAAGATCTCGTCGTGGAATTCCTGCAATGGCTGGAACACGAGCGGCGCTCCAGCGCCGCCACGCGCAATGTGAGGATGGCCGCGTTGCATTCGTTTTTCCGCTATCTGCAATATCAAAGCCCGGAACACCTTGCGGAATGGCAGCGCATTCTCGCCATTCCCGTCAAACGCACCGAGAAACCGTCGATCCACTATCTCTCGGTCGAGGGCATCCGACTCTTGCTGGATACCCCGAATCAGTCCACACGACAAGGACGAAGGGATTTGGCGTTGCTGTCGTTATTGTACGACAGTGGTGCCCGCGTGCAAGAAATCATCGATCTTACGCCATCGATGGTTCGCCTCGACCCGCCTTATACCGTGAAACTAATGGGCAAGGGTAAGAAAGTCCGGATCGTACCGCTACTGGAACAGCAGGTGAAGTTTTTACGGATTTACATGACCGAACAGAAACTGTTGGAGCCCTTTGCCAACCGTTATCCATTATTCAGCAACGCCCGCCGCGAGAAGTTGACACGCGCCGGCGTTAATTACATTCTGACAAAATATGCGAACCAGGCCCGCACCCGTAATCCGGCGCTTATCCCCGAGACACTGAGTTGTCATGGGCTTCGGCATTCCAAGGCTATGCACCTGCTACAAGCAGGCGTCAATCTGGTATATATCCGTGATATCTTGGGTCATTCTTCGGTTCAGGTTACCGAGATCTATGCCCGCACGGATTCCCAGCAAAAGCGTGAGGCCATCGAACGGGCGTATTCTGACGTGGCACCTTCGGAGACCCCCGCCTGGCTGACCGACGATGGCCTACTGAGCTGGCTGAAGTCTTTTAACCGGTAA
- a CDS encoding integrase family protein (PFAM: Phage integrase family~COGs: COG4974 Site-specific recombinase XerD~InterPro IPR002104~KEGG: gfo:GFO_1352 phage integrase family protein~PFAM: Integrase, catalytic core, phage~SPTR: Phage integrase family protein) → MSPFQGPYSPLLKQFVEFKRSLGYQFRSAEYTFRLFDHLTVERGDTAIGITPALAEQGALKRPNESDSTCYRRVMYLIQFAIFLNEMGYPSYVLRLPRAYRSTFTPYIFSPQEIDALLGAADRLDIGRVPHTTVNVLPALLRLLYGTGIRVGEAVALRVQDVHLEEQYLVVRHSKNGRERLVPFADSLADVLRQYRQALGIQPTVDAPFFARRNGRPCHAKTIYEGFRRVLRDAGISHGGKGQGPRLHDLRHVFAVRSLVAMAESGLDLYYALPILSEYLGHQSLEATDHYVRLVADQYPALLSQVNTLTASMFPEVSDCATD, encoded by the coding sequence ATGAGCCCCTTTCAGGGTCCCTACAGCCCGCTACTTAAGCAGTTCGTCGAATTCAAGCGTAGTCTGGGATACCAATTCCGTAGTGCCGAATACACGTTTCGCCTCTTTGACCACCTTACCGTGGAACGCGGTGACACCGCCATCGGCATCACGCCGGCGTTGGCCGAACAGGGGGCACTGAAGCGCCCGAACGAATCGGACAGTACCTGTTACCGGCGCGTCATGTACCTCATTCAATTCGCCATCTTTCTTAATGAGATGGGTTACCCCTCGTACGTACTGCGGTTGCCGCGGGCCTATCGAAGCACATTCACCCCGTATATTTTCTCCCCCCAGGAAATCGATGCCCTGTTGGGGGCCGCCGATCGATTGGATATTGGGCGGGTCCCTCACACGACGGTCAATGTGCTACCCGCTCTGTTGCGCCTCCTCTATGGAACCGGGATCCGCGTAGGCGAAGCGGTGGCCCTGCGGGTTCAGGATGTCCACCTGGAAGAGCAATATCTGGTCGTGCGCCACAGCAAAAATGGACGGGAACGGCTGGTGCCCTTTGCCGATTCGTTGGCGGATGTCTTGAGGCAATACCGCCAGGCGCTCGGGATTCAGCCGACGGTGGACGCCCCGTTCTTTGCTCGGCGCAATGGTCGCCCCTGCCACGCCAAAACGATTTATGAAGGATTTCGACGGGTCCTCCGGGACGCGGGGATTTCCCATGGAGGCAAAGGACAGGGGCCGCGATTACATGATCTGAGACATGTTTTTGCGGTGCGTTCCTTGGTGGCCATGGCCGAGTCGGGCCTCGATCTCTACTACGCGTTACCGATTCTCTCGGAATATCTTGGCCACCAATCACTGGAGGCCACCGATCATTACGTTCGGCTTGTGGCCGATCAGTATCCGGCCCTACTGTCTCAGGTGAACACCCTAACGGCGTCCATGTTCCCGGAGGTGAGTGACTGTGCGACCGACTGA